Below is a genomic region from Candidatus Bostrichicola ureolyticus.
ACAACTACATTTATATTATTTCCAAATTCATCCTTTACTTTTACAGTTTTAATATAATCAAATTCTATAATACCTGAATTTTTAGCTATAATTTGTGAAGATTCAACAATATTACCAGCAGCACCTCCAACATGAAAAGAACGTAAAGTTAGTTGCGTCCCTGGTTCTCCTATAGATTGTGCTGCTATAACTCCTACTGCTTCACCAATTTGAACAATTTTTACAGTAGACAGGTTCCGGCCATAACATTTAGCGCATACTCCTTCGTTAGCTTCACAAGTTAATGGTGAACGAACTTCTACTGATTCTAATCCTTCATTTTCTATTAAATTGGCAATATTTTCATCAATCATTTCACCTGTCTTTACAATTAATATTCCTTTTGATGAATAAATATTATTTAAAGAAATGCGTCCTAATATACGATAATATAATGATTCTACTATATCTTCGTTTCGTTTTAATGAATAAATTGTTATACCTCTTAAAGTATTACAATCTTCAATTGTTATTACAACGTCTTGAGCTACGTCAGTCAACCTACGTGTCAGATATCCAGCATCTGCAGTTTTTAAATTTGAATCAGATAAACTTTTACGAGCACCATGAGTAGATATAAAATATTCTGATATTGAAAGACCTCTATAAAAATTTGCTATAATAGGATGTTCGATAATTTCACCACCATAAGAACCTATTTTTTGAGGTTTAGCCATCAATCCTCGCATACCTGATAGTTGACGTATTTGCTCTTTTGAACCTCTGGCTCCTGAATCTAGCATCATATAGACTGAATTAAATCCTTGTTTATCATATTGCATATATTTCATAACTAATTCTGTAAGTCTAGCATTAGTATTAGTCCATATATCAATTACTTGGTTATATCGTTCATTATTAGTAATTAGCCCCATATTATAATTCATTTTTACAATATCTATCTCTTTAAAAGCATTTTCTATCATATTATCTTTATCTTTAGGGACTATAATATCTCCTAAACTAAAAGATAAACCTCCTTTAAAAGCATTATAAAATCCCATATCTTTTATATTGTCTAAAAAAATGGCCGTAGTTGGAACATCAGTTAATTTTAATATATTACTAATAATATCACGTAAAGATTTTTTAGTTAATAATTCGTTAATATAACCTACTTTTTTAGGCACTATTTGATTAAATAAAACTCTTCCTACAGTAGTTTCAACAATTTTATTAATTAATTTATCACAATAACGAATATTTACTTTTACATTTATAATTGCATGTAAATCTACAACATTTTGATTATATGCTATATAAACTTCTTCAGGTGAATAAAATGTAATTCCTTCTCCTTTTACTTTAATTTTATTTGTAGATTTTAAAGCTTTAGTCATATAATATAATCCTAATACCATATCTTGTGAAGGAACAGTTATGGGAGATCCATTAGCTGGATTTAAAATATTTTGTGATGCCAACATTAGCAATTGTGATTCTAAAATAGATCCATTTGACAGTGGTAAATGGACAGCCATCTGATCTCCATCAAAGTCAGCATTAAAAGCTGAACATACTAATGGATGAAGTTGAATTGCATTTCCTTCAATTAATTTTCCTTGAAAAGCTTGTATACTAAGTCTATGTAACGTTGGAGCACGATTTAATAATACAGGATGTCCTTTTAAAAGATTCTCTAATATATCCCATATTATAGATTCTCTTTTGTCTATAATATTTTTAGCTGATTTTACTGTTTTAACAATACCTCTTTCAATAAGTTTACGAATAATAAAAGGTTTATAAAGTTCTGCAGCTATATCTTTAGGTAAACCACATTCATGTAGTTTAAGTTTGGGACCTACTACAATTACTGATCTAGCTGAATAATCTACACGTTTTCCCAACAGATTTTGACGAAAACGTCCTTGCTTTCCTTTTAAAGAATCTGATAAAGATTTTAAAGTACGATTAGCGTCAGTTTTTACGGAAGAAATTTTTCTTGAATTATCAAATAGAGAATCTACTGCTTCTTGTAACATACGTTTTTCATTACGAAGTATAACTTCAGGTGCTTTAATTTCTATTAAACGATTTAAACGATTATTACGAAGAAGTATACGACGGTATAAATCATTCAAATCAGATGTTGCATAACGTCCTCCGTCTATAGGTACTAAAGGACGTAAATCGGGAGGTATAACAGCTAAAACATTAACTATCATCCATGCAGGATTGCTACCTTTATTTTTTCCTTCAATAAAAGCTTCAACTTCTTGTAAACGTTTAATTGCTTCTTTACGACGTTGTTTAGAAGTTTCTTTATTAATTTTATTACGTAATTCACACGATAATAAATTAAGATCTAAATTATTTAGCATATGTTGTAAACATTCTCCTCCCATTTTTGCAATAAATTTGTTTTTTTCATCTTCTATGTCGGTGGGCAATAGATCTAAAATATTTAAATATTCTTCTTCAGTAAGAAAGTCAAAGTTTTTAACAGGTTTTCCATTAGGATATTTGGCTATACCAGATTGAATTACTACATACCGTTCATAATAAATAATCATATCCAATTTTTTTGATGACAAACCTAATAAATTACCTATTTTATTATTAGCAGATTTAAAACACCAAATATGAACTACTGGTATAACTAGATTAATATGACCAATTCGTTCACGACGAACTTTTTTTTCTGTTACTTCTACCCCACATCTATCAC
It encodes:
- the rpoC gene encoding DNA-directed RNA polymerase subunit beta', whose amino-acid sequence is MKKIDSKFNKITISFSSPESILKESYGEVLKPDTINYRTHKPERDGLFCERIFGPVKDYECACGKYKRIRYKGIVCDRCGVEVTEKKVRRERIGHINLVIPVVHIWCFKSANNKIGNLLGLSSKKLDMIIYYERYVVIQSGIAKYPNGKPVKNFDFLTEEEYLNILDLLPTDIEDEKNKFIAKMGGECLQHMLNNLDLNLLSCELRNKINKETSKQRRKEAIKRLQEVEAFIEGKNKGSNPAWMIVNVLAVIPPDLRPLVPIDGGRYATSDLNDLYRRILLRNNRLNRLIEIKAPEVILRNEKRMLQEAVDSLFDNSRKISSVKTDANRTLKSLSDSLKGKQGRFRQNLLGKRVDYSARSVIVVGPKLKLHECGLPKDIAAELYKPFIIRKLIERGIVKTVKSAKNIIDKRESIIWDILENLLKGHPVLLNRAPTLHRLSIQAFQGKLIEGNAIQLHPLVCSAFNADFDGDQMAVHLPLSNGSILESQLLMLASQNILNPANGSPITVPSQDMVLGLYYMTKALKSTNKIKVKGEGITFYSPEEVYIAYNQNVVDLHAIINVKVNIRYCDKLINKIVETTVGRVLFNQIVPKKVGYINELLTKKSLRDIISNILKLTDVPTTAIFLDNIKDMGFYNAFKGGLSFSLGDIIVPKDKDNMIENAFKEIDIVKMNYNMGLITNNERYNQVIDIWTNTNARLTELVMKYMQYDKQGFNSVYMMLDSGARGSKEQIRQLSGMRGLMAKPQKIGSYGGEIIEHPIIANFYRGLSISEYFISTHGARKSLSDSNLKTADAGYLTRRLTDVAQDVVITIEDCNTLRGITIYSLKRNEDIVESLYYRILGRISLNNIYSSKGILIVKTGEMIDENIANLIENEGLESVEVRSPLTCEANEGVCAKCYGRNLSTVKIVQIGEAVGVIAAQSIGEPGTQLTLRSFHVGGAAGNIVESSQIIAKNSGIIEFDYIKTVKVKDEFGNNINVVVSRSSEMKLIDTGTVIMNNHIPYGSTLFFMHGNKINKNDIICKWDPYNAVIIAEVAGTVVYENIEKGSTYQVEIDEQTGFKEKVISELRNKKLIPTLKILDNTGKELKVYNLPVGAHLIVNNGEKIEIGKILIKIPRKSFKSGDITGGLPRLSELFEARNTSNKAILSEIDGTVNHGNLKRGNREIIIESKTGIIKKYLVKLSNHILVQENDYIKAGQPISDGTITPHDILNIKGTRAVQEYIVNEIQEVYRLQGVKINDKHFETIVRQMMRKVEIMEVGDTRFIEGNIEHKDDFLKENKKIFRKKIVVNSGDSENFKQNDIITSSQLLCENSILKRENKKLILAREAITATAKPILQGITRASLQTKSFISAASFQETTKVLCEAAISRKTDYLKGLKENVIVGRKIPAGTGLKEYENVIVESKNDKK